A genomic window from Litoreibacter janthinus includes:
- a CDS encoding formate--tetrahydrofolate ligase, translating into MSFKTDIEIAREAKKRPIQEIGAKLGIPEADLLPFGHDKAKVSAEFIAAQRGKKDGKLILVTAINPTPAGEGKTTTTVGLGDGLNAIGKKAAICIREASLGPCFGMKGGAAGGGYAQVVPMEEMNLHFTGDFHAITSAHNLLSAMIDNHIYWGNELQIDERRVTWKRVLDMNDRALRDCVTSLGGVANGFPRQTGFDITVASEVMAILCLAMDLDDLKKRLGDIIVAYRRDRSPIYCRDIKADGAMTVLLQQAMQPNLVQTLENNPAFVHGGPFANIAHGCNSVIATTTALKLADYVVTEAGFGADLGAEKFMNIKCRKAGLAPDCVVLVATVRAMKMNGGVAKADLADENVDAVKAGCSNLGRHIENVKSFGVPVVVGINHFSGDSDAEVAAVKAYVEKQGSEAILCKHWAHGSEGVKELATRVAEIADSGAAQFAPLYSDDLSLMEKIETIAKRIYRADEVLADKKIRDQLRQWEEAGYGHLPVCMAKTQYSFSTDPNLRGAPVGHSLPVREVRLSAGAGFVVVVCGEIMTMPGLPRVPSAEAIMLNDAGEIEGLF; encoded by the coding sequence ATGAGTTTCAAGACGGATATCGAGATTGCCCGCGAGGCCAAGAAACGCCCGATTCAAGAGATCGGTGCCAAGCTGGGCATCCCCGAAGCCGACCTACTTCCCTTTGGCCACGATAAGGCGAAAGTGTCTGCCGAATTCATCGCTGCCCAACGGGGCAAGAAAGACGGTAAACTGATCCTTGTGACTGCGATCAATCCGACGCCCGCAGGTGAGGGCAAAACCACAACGACCGTAGGTCTGGGCGATGGCCTGAACGCAATCGGCAAGAAAGCGGCGATCTGTATCCGCGAAGCCTCGCTGGGGCCATGTTTCGGGATGAAGGGCGGGGCCGCTGGCGGCGGGTACGCGCAAGTTGTGCCGATGGAAGAAATGAACCTGCACTTCACAGGCGATTTCCACGCGATTACCTCGGCTCATAACCTGCTGTCGGCCATGATCGACAACCACATCTATTGGGGCAACGAGCTGCAAATCGACGAACGACGCGTAACTTGGAAGCGGGTCTTGGACATGAACGATCGTGCGTTGCGTGACTGCGTAACGTCACTGGGCGGCGTGGCCAACGGCTTCCCGCGCCAGACCGGATTTGACATTACGGTGGCCTCGGAGGTGATGGCGATCTTGTGCCTTGCGATGGATCTGGACGATCTCAAGAAGCGTCTGGGCGACATCATCGTGGCCTACCGCCGGGACCGGTCCCCGATCTATTGCCGCGACATCAAGGCTGACGGTGCGATGACCGTTCTGCTGCAGCAAGCCATGCAGCCGAATCTTGTGCAGACTTTGGAGAACAATCCTGCCTTCGTGCATGGTGGTCCGTTTGCCAATATCGCGCATGGCTGCAACTCGGTGATTGCCACAACAACGGCACTGAAACTCGCAGACTACGTTGTGACCGAAGCGGGGTTCGGGGCTGATCTGGGCGCTGAGAAGTTCATGAACATCAAGTGTCGCAAGGCCGGTTTGGCGCCTGACTGCGTGGTTTTGGTGGCCACCGTGCGTGCTATGAAAATGAATGGTGGCGTGGCGAAGGCTGATCTGGCTGATGAGAACGTCGATGCCGTGAAGGCGGGTTGTTCCAACCTTGGGCGCCATATCGAGAACGTCAAATCCTTCGGCGTTCCTGTTGTGGTCGGGATCAACCACTTCTCGGGTGACTCTGATGCGGAAGTTGCCGCGGTCAAAGCCTACGTTGAAAAGCAGGGGTCCGAGGCAATATTGTGCAAGCACTGGGCACATGGCTCTGAGGGGGTCAAAGAACTGGCGACCCGAGTGGCAGAGATTGCCGACAGCGGGGCGGCACAATTTGCACCGCTTTACTCGGATGACCTGAGCCTGATGGAAAAAATCGAAACCATCGCCAAGCGTATCTACCGTGCCGACGAGGTGCTGGCAGACAAGAAAATCCGCGACCAGCTGCGCCAGTGGGAAGAGGCGGGCTATGGCCACCTTCCGGTTTGTATGGCGAAGACGCAGTATTCCTTCTCGACCGACCCGAACCTGCGCGGCGCGCCGGTTGGTCACTCGCTGCCTGTGCGTGAAGTGCGCTTGTCGGCAGGGGCGGGGTTCGTGGTCGTCGTCTGCGGCGAGATCATGACGATGCCGGGCCTTCCACGGGTTCCGTCTGCGGAAGCGATCATGCTAAACGATGCTGGCGAAATCGAAGGTTTGTTCTAA
- a CDS encoding PaaI family thioesterase, whose amino-acid sequence MSPQPRNPNYKTDVAVSFARQAMMVTAGATLAEVSAGRCVIKAPILNSMTQQHGFAHAALTFAIGDSAAGYSALTLVDAGKEVLTSEMKINLLAPAQGDGLKAVGKVLKAGRRLIVVQADVYALNGDAETHIAALQGTIVPV is encoded by the coding sequence ATGTCCCCTCAGCCACGCAACCCAAACTACAAGACCGACGTCGCAGTCAGTTTCGCGCGACAGGCCATGATGGTGACAGCAGGCGCTACGCTCGCAGAGGTCTCAGCCGGACGGTGTGTGATCAAGGCCCCGATTTTGAACAGCATGACCCAACAGCACGGCTTTGCCCACGCTGCGCTGACCTTCGCCATTGGCGATAGCGCGGCTGGGTACTCGGCCCTCACCCTTGTTGACGCGGGCAAAGAAGTGCTGACCTCCGAGATGAAGATTAACTTGCTTGCACCGGCGCAAGGAGACGGACTCAAGGCCGTCGGAAAAGTCTTGAAGGCGGGCAGGCGCCTGATTGTGGTGCAGGCGGATGTCTATGCACTGAACGGCGACGCTGAAACGCATATCGCCGCCCTGCAAGGCACAATTGTTCCGGTTTAA
- a CDS encoding MOSC domain-containing protein, which translates to MPALMKTKHTGKIVWLGRVESRAAGLRSAPVSEVQVGFAGLEGEDHGGLTRPSCSRVTSQYAKGTQIRNTRQVCIVSAEEMAAVAAKIGVDSFNPEWCAANIVIEGIPDFTHIPPSSRLQTQDGTTLTVDMENRPCHLPAPVIDEDAPSHGRAFKAAAKGRRGVTAWVEREGPLRVGDTVTLHIPDQRAWSGDSD; encoded by the coding sequence ATGCCGGCTTTGATGAAAACGAAACACACTGGCAAAATTGTTTGGCTGGGGCGCGTGGAGAGTCGTGCTGCGGGGTTGCGGTCAGCTCCGGTGTCAGAGGTGCAGGTCGGCTTCGCCGGGCTGGAGGGGGAAGATCACGGCGGGCTGACACGACCGTCCTGCAGCCGAGTGACTTCGCAATACGCCAAGGGCACCCAAATCCGAAATACGCGCCAGGTTTGCATCGTGTCCGCCGAAGAGATGGCTGCGGTCGCGGCCAAAATCGGGGTGGACAGTTTCAATCCTGAATGGTGCGCGGCCAATATCGTGATTGAAGGGATACCGGATTTCACTCACATTCCCCCGTCCTCGCGCTTGCAGACGCAAGACGGGACGACCTTGACCGTCGACATGGAAAACCGGCCCTGCCATCTGCCTGCGCCTGTCATTGACGAGGATGCCCCTAGCCACGGGCGTGCGTTCAAGGCGGCGGCCAAGGGCCGTCGCGGGGTCACGGCCTGGGTGGAGCGGGAAGGCCCGCTGCGTGTGGGTGACACGGTCACGCTGCATATACCCGATCAGCGGGCGTGGTCCGGAGATTCTGACTGA
- the ftsH gene encoding ATP-dependent zinc metalloprotease FtsH: MGNARQIAFWVVLFLLILALFNLFNGSQSAVDSRTIPYSDFISRVESGDVSQVTLDGENIIIRSGNEMFTTIKPEGVDVTPVLLENKVAIEAKRQEQNGLLAYVGTLLPFLVIIGIWIFFMNRMQGGGKGGAMGFGKSKAKLLTEKQGRVTFDDVAGIDEAKDDLEEIVEFLRNPQKFSRLGGKIPKGALLVGPPGTGKTLLARAVAGEAGVPFFTISGSDFVEMFVGVGASRVRDMFEQAKKNAPCIVFIDEIDAVGRSRGAGYGGGNDEREQTLNQLLVEMDGFEANEGIIIVAATNRPDVLDPALLRPGRFDRQIQVPNPDIKGREKILRVHARKVPLGPDVDLRIIARGSPGFSGADLANLVNESALMAARVGRRFVTMEDFESAKDKVMMGAERRSMVMTEDEKKLTAYHEAGHAIVGLNVPQHDPIHKATIIPRGRALGLVMSLPERDQLSVSRTKYTSKIAMAMGGKVAEELKFGPENVTSGATSDIQQVSKIARAMVTQFGFSDELGHVDYANEQQSYLGPYGGGTNHSQETQKIIDQKVKELIDEGYETAKRVLTEKNEEWERLAQGLLEYETLTGSEINKVIAGQPLNRGDDEEDDTPDSGATSVAAIPKTRKPKTPKSDGGMEPEPSA, encoded by the coding sequence TTGGGCAACGCGAGACAAATCGCATTCTGGGTCGTACTGTTTTTGCTGATCCTGGCGCTTTTCAACCTGTTTAACGGCAGCCAATCCGCAGTGGACTCGCGCACGATCCCGTACTCGGACTTCATCTCTCGGGTCGAATCCGGTGATGTGAGCCAGGTGACGCTGGATGGTGAGAATATCATCATTCGCTCCGGCAACGAGATGTTCACGACGATCAAGCCTGAAGGCGTCGACGTGACCCCGGTTCTGTTGGAAAATAAGGTGGCGATTGAAGCCAAGCGTCAGGAACAAAACGGTCTTTTGGCCTATGTCGGAACGCTTTTGCCCTTCCTCGTGATTATCGGGATCTGGATATTCTTCATGAACCGCATGCAAGGCGGTGGCAAAGGCGGGGCGATGGGCTTCGGCAAGTCGAAGGCAAAACTGCTGACCGAAAAGCAAGGGCGCGTGACCTTTGACGACGTCGCGGGCATCGACGAGGCGAAGGACGATCTTGAAGAGATTGTCGAATTCTTGCGTAACCCGCAAAAGTTTAGCCGCTTGGGCGGTAAAATCCCTAAAGGCGCTTTGCTTGTGGGCCCTCCGGGCACTGGTAAAACGCTTCTGGCGCGTGCGGTGGCAGGCGAAGCAGGCGTGCCGTTCTTCACAATTTCAGGCTCTGACTTCGTCGAAATGTTCGTGGGCGTCGGTGCATCACGCGTTCGTGATATGTTTGAGCAGGCCAAAAAGAACGCGCCTTGCATCGTCTTTATCGACGAGATCGACGCTGTCGGTCGGTCCCGTGGTGCCGGCTACGGCGGCGGGAATGACGAGCGCGAGCAAACGCTGAACCAGCTTCTGGTTGAGATGGACGGCTTCGAGGCCAATGAAGGTATCATCATCGTGGCGGCCACCAACCGTCCCGACGTGCTGGACCCTGCATTGCTGCGCCCGGGTCGGTTTGACCGTCAAATTCAGGTTCCGAACCCTGACATCAAAGGTCGCGAAAAGATTCTGCGCGTTCACGCCCGCAAGGTACCGCTTGGCCCTGACGTGGATCTGCGCATCATCGCGCGTGGCTCCCCCGGGTTTTCCGGCGCAGATCTGGCGAACCTCGTGAACGAATCCGCGCTGATGGCGGCCCGTGTCGGACGTCGCTTTGTGACGATGGAAGATTTCGAAAGCGCCAAGGACAAAGTCATGATGGGCGCCGAGCGCCGGTCGATGGTGATGACCGAGGACGAGAAAAAACTGACGGCCTATCATGAAGCAGGGCACGCGATTGTGGGGCTGAACGTCCCGCAACATGACCCGATCCACAAAGCGACGATTATCCCTCGCGGGCGCGCTTTGGGTCTGGTGATGAGCTTGCCAGAGCGGGATCAGCTTTCTGTGTCGCGGACGAAATACACGTCGAAAATCGCGATGGCGATGGGAGGCAAAGTTGCTGAAGAACTGAAATTCGGGCCGGAGAATGTAACCTCCGGTGCGACCTCGGACATCCAGCAAGTCTCCAAAATTGCCCGTGCGATGGTGACGCAATTCGGCTTCTCTGACGAGTTGGGCCATGTGGATTACGCCAACGAGCAGCAATCTTATCTGGGCCCATACGGCGGGGGCACGAACCACTCGCAAGAAACCCAGAAGATCATTGACCAGAAGGTTAAGGAGCTGATCGACGAAGGTTACGAGACCGCCAAGCGCGTCCTGACCGAAAAGAACGAAGAATGGGAACGTCTTGCTCAAGGTTTGCTTGAGTACGAAACGCTGACAGGCTCGGAGATCAACAAGGTGATCGCAGGCCAACCGTTGAACCGCGGCGACGACGAAGAGGATGACACGCCTGACAGTGGCGCTACCTCGGTCGCCGCGATCCCGAAGACCCGCAAACCCAAGACGCCGAAATCTGACGGCGGCATGGAGCCGGAGCCTTCGGCGTAA
- a CDS encoding ligase-associated DNA damage response DEXH box helicase gives MSDLPQPIRNWFAARGWDIHPHQQAMLDAAQDPSTLLIAPTGGGKTMAGFLPTLVDLHDSPRRGLHTLYISPLKALAADIKRNLRTPVEEIGLDIRIEDRSGDTSYTQKRRQRADPPHILLTTPESLALLLSYEDAPRIFEGLQRVVVDEIHALAESKRGDQLMLGLSRLQSLAPDLRRVGLSATVEDPEAIASFLARHLQPTQIIHADPGPDPDIAMLETEQAPPWSGGGGRYAIPAVLEQVKQHNTTLIFHNTRAQAELFFHHLWLANEDQLPIGIHHGSLAREQRLKVEQAMVEGSLKAIVCTGSLDLGIDWGDVDLVIQIGAPKNVKRLVQRIGRANHRYNAPSKALLVPANRFEIVECKAALDAVKEHDLDGDPRGVGPRDVLCQHILACAAAGPFDANDLFREVTTAGPYVGLARLDFDRCLDFCATGGYALRAYDRYQRIVERDGKWQLRDPRSAAQIRMNIGTIIDTEMMKVRLKNRRGGAPLGEVEEAFASTLSQGDTFLIGGQIVRYEGLNEMTVEVTRRASSTPKIATFSGTKFATSTQLSERILRIFQQDRWPDLPAHTAQWLALQRDRSKLPQPGRLLIESFPQDERHYTVIYGFAGRNAMQTLGLLLTQRMEDQGLDPLGFLATDYATMIWGLQPVTDPAPLFKLENLRDGLEDWLAGNAVMKRTFRASAIIAGLIDRMTRGQRKSGRQATFSSDILYDTLRKYDHDHLMLDITREEAMKGLIDFGRIEDMLTRTQGVIDHLVLGRATPLAAPLFLEIGRVPIKGAAEERILADEAEKLMAQAGLQ, from the coding sequence ATGTCTGATCTGCCCCAGCCCATCCGCAATTGGTTCGCCGCCCGAGGCTGGGACATCCATCCCCATCAGCAAGCGATGCTTGATGCGGCACAGGACCCTTCGACGCTTCTGATTGCCCCGACCGGCGGTGGTAAGACCATGGCGGGGTTCTTGCCCACGCTGGTAGATTTGCACGACTCGCCACGCCGCGGGCTGCACACGCTCTACATCTCTCCGTTGAAAGCCCTTGCAGCGGACATCAAGCGCAACCTGCGCACTCCGGTCGAGGAGATCGGACTAGACATCCGCATAGAAGACCGCAGCGGCGACACCAGTTACACCCAGAAGCGCCGTCAAAGGGCCGACCCTCCCCACATCCTGCTAACCACACCCGAAAGCCTTGCCCTTCTGCTCAGCTACGAGGACGCGCCGCGCATCTTCGAGGGCCTTCAACGTGTCGTGGTTGACGAAATCCATGCTCTTGCCGAAAGCAAGCGCGGTGATCAATTGATGTTGGGCCTGAGCCGCTTGCAATCTCTGGCTCCTGACCTTCGCCGCGTGGGCCTAAGCGCAACGGTTGAAGACCCGGAAGCCATTGCCAGCTTTTTGGCGCGTCACCTGCAACCGACCCAAATCATCCACGCCGATCCTGGCCCGGATCCCGACATCGCGATGCTGGAAACCGAACAGGCCCCGCCTTGGTCCGGCGGCGGCGGGCGCTATGCCATCCCCGCCGTGCTAGAGCAGGTCAAACAGCACAACACGACGCTGATCTTTCACAACACCCGTGCGCAGGCAGAGCTGTTCTTCCACCACCTCTGGCTCGCCAATGAGGATCAGTTGCCTATCGGCATCCACCACGGGTCCCTCGCCCGAGAGCAGCGCCTGAAGGTGGAACAGGCCATGGTTGAAGGCAGTCTTAAGGCCATCGTTTGTACTGGCAGTCTTGATTTGGGGATCGATTGGGGCGACGTGGATTTGGTCATCCAGATCGGTGCGCCGAAGAACGTCAAACGCCTCGTGCAGCGGATCGGCCGTGCTAATCACCGATACAACGCCCCGTCCAAGGCGCTTTTGGTGCCTGCGAACCGGTTTGAGATCGTCGAGTGCAAGGCCGCACTGGATGCTGTCAAAGAACATGATCTTGACGGCGACCCGCGCGGGGTTGGTCCGCGTGATGTACTGTGTCAGCATATTCTGGCCTGCGCCGCCGCTGGCCCGTTTGACGCGAACGATCTTTTTCGCGAAGTCACGACGGCAGGCCCCTATGTCGGCCTCGCCCGTCTGGACTTCGACCGCTGTCTCGATTTCTGCGCAACTGGCGGCTACGCCTTGCGCGCCTATGACCGTTATCAGCGCATCGTGGAGCGCGATGGCAAATGGCAGCTTCGCGATCCGCGAAGTGCCGCGCAAATCCGCATGAATATCGGCACAATCATCGACACAGAAATGATGAAAGTACGGCTCAAGAATCGACGCGGCGGCGCGCCATTGGGCGAAGTCGAGGAGGCGTTTGCCTCAACCCTGTCCCAAGGAGACACGTTTCTGATCGGCGGCCAGATCGTGCGCTATGAAGGGCTGAACGAGATGACCGTCGAAGTCACCCGCCGCGCCTCCAGCACCCCCAAGATCGCCACGTTCTCGGGCACCAAGTTCGCAACTTCAACGCAGTTGAGCGAGCGCATATTGCGCATATTCCAACAAGACAGATGGCCGGACTTGCCTGCACACACGGCGCAATGGCTGGCGCTTCAACGCGACCGGTCCAAGCTGCCGCAACCGGGACGGCTCTTGATTGAAAGTTTCCCGCAAGACGAACGCCACTACACCGTGATCTATGGCTTCGCGGGCCGCAATGCGATGCAGACCCTTGGGCTTTTGCTGACCCAACGCATGGAAGACCAAGGTCTGGATCCTCTCGGCTTTCTTGCGACGGATTACGCGACTATGATCTGGGGATTGCAACCGGTCACCGATCCTGCGCCGCTCTTCAAACTTGAGAACTTGCGCGACGGGTTGGAGGACTGGCTTGCCGGAAATGCCGTGATGAAACGCACGTTCCGCGCCTCCGCGATAATTGCCGGGCTGATTGACCGCATGACCCGTGGCCAACGCAAATCAGGGCGTCAGGCCACGTTTTCCTCTGACATCCTGTACGACACCTTGCGCAAATATGACCATGATCACCTCATGCTCGACATCACTCGTGAGGAGGCTATGAAAGGCCTCATAGATTTCGGACGTATCGAGGACATGCTCACCCGAACCCAAGGCGTCATCGACCACTTGGTGCTTGGGCGCGCCACACCACTGGCAGCGCCGCTATTTCTGGAAATCGGGCGTGTTCCAATCAAAGGCGCAGCAGAAGAACGCATCCTGGCCGATGAAGCCGAAAAACTCATGGCGCAGGCAGGATTGCAATGA
- the pdeM gene encoding ligase-associated DNA damage response endonuclease PdeM: MKQFTFCGTTLAALPSGALLWQEQRLLIVSDLHLGKSERIARRSGQMLPPYETIDTLTRLQNDLDAHSPEHVICLGDSFDDLAAGEALPVQITDWITRLMAGRNWTWIEGNHDPGPLSLGGTHRRQQEFDPLVFRHIAENTSPSGEVSGHYHPKASLQMRGRAVTRPCFLYDDTRLILPAYGTFTGGLRTTSKPLLALMQPTARAILTGASAVEIPMPRS, translated from the coding sequence ATGAAGCAATTCACCTTTTGCGGCACAACGCTCGCAGCCCTGCCGTCCGGTGCGTTGCTTTGGCAAGAACAGCGTCTGCTGATCGTCTCGGACCTTCATCTGGGCAAATCCGAGCGCATTGCGAGACGCAGCGGCCAGATGCTGCCGCCTTACGAGACCATCGACACACTCACCCGGCTGCAAAACGATCTGGACGCGCATAGTCCCGAGCACGTGATTTGCCTTGGCGACAGCTTTGATGACCTGGCAGCGGGCGAGGCTCTGCCCGTGCAGATCACTGATTGGATCACCCGCCTAATGGCCGGCCGAAACTGGACTTGGATCGAAGGCAATCACGACCCTGGCCCGCTGTCTCTTGGCGGAACGCACCGCAGGCAACAAGAATTTGATCCGCTTGTTTTCCGGCACATCGCAGAGAACACCTCCCCCAGCGGCGAAGTTTCGGGGCACTACCATCCCAAAGCCAGCCTACAGATGCGCGGGCGCGCAGTGACGCGCCCCTGTTTTCTGTATGATGACACACGCCTGATCCTTCCTGCGTACGGCACCTTCACCGGCGGCCTTCGGACAACCTCCAAGCCGCTTCTGGCACTGATGCAGCCCACGGCCCGCGCGATCCTCACCGGCGCATCCGCAGTGGAAATCCCGATGCCGCGCAGCTAG
- a CDS encoding ATPase, translating into MNMHTTTGVQAPVPPKSLKDTGLSIVMMRDILLKTVFRKNLEHVSDMAEAICLSLPLTQQLVEIAREQKLIEAQGTLHAGSGSEMAFQLSDAGKSRALDALSQSEYYGALPVPLEMYKEQVKKQSVRNIQITRDKLLSNMGHLILPEHLLNDLGPAVSSGRSILLYGPPGNGKSAISNGIRDALGDMIYIPQCIEYAGQVVTLFDPIVHTPIEDVAELTTSLRRTDNRYDKRYLMCERPTVMTGGELMLNMLDLNYNATSRTYQASLQLKSTGGVFIVDDLGRQEEPPQALINRWIVPMEAEYDILALQSGEKFEVPFDTLVIFSTNFHPNEMFDGAALRRIFFKIKIDGPTQEEFLKVFAMVAKKKKMPLNEAALIHLLKVRYPTIDNVYANYHANFLIDQMIAVCEYEGIPNQMTPELIDRAWANMYVKDEEIKH; encoded by the coding sequence ATGAATATGCACACAACCACGGGCGTTCAGGCGCCGGTTCCCCCGAAGTCTTTGAAAGATACAGGCCTTAGCATCGTGATGATGCGGGATATCCTGCTGAAAACGGTTTTCCGTAAAAACTTGGAGCACGTGTCAGACATGGCGGAGGCTATCTGCCTGTCCCTGCCATTAACCCAACAATTGGTTGAGATCGCGCGGGAACAAAAACTGATCGAAGCACAAGGTACGCTGCACGCAGGCTCCGGCTCCGAAATGGCGTTCCAGCTGTCGGATGCGGGCAAATCGCGCGCGCTCGATGCGCTTTCCCAATCCGAATATTACGGTGCCCTGCCCGTGCCATTGGAAATGTATAAAGAGCAGGTGAAGAAGCAATCTGTTCGAAACATCCAGATCACCCGTGACAAACTGTTGAGCAATATGGGTCACCTGATCCTGCCCGAGCATTTGCTGAACGATCTTGGTCCAGCCGTAAGCTCCGGCCGTTCGATTCTGCTCTACGGCCCACCCGGCAACGGTAAGTCGGCGATCTCCAACGGCATCCGCGATGCGCTTGGCGACATGATCTATATCCCGCAATGCATTGAATATGCTGGGCAAGTTGTAACGCTTTTTGACCCGATTGTGCACACACCAATCGAAGACGTGGCCGAGCTGACCACTTCATTGCGCCGCACCGATAACCGGTATGACAAGCGCTATCTTATGTGTGAGCGCCCCACGGTTATGACCGGTGGTGAGTTGATGCTGAACATGCTCGACCTGAATTACAACGCCACTTCGCGCACCTACCAAGCCTCGCTTCAGCTGAAGTCGACCGGTGGCGTGTTCATCGTGGACGACCTTGGCCGTCAGGAAGAACCACCGCAGGCCCTGATCAACCGTTGGATTGTTCCGATGGAAGCCGAATACGATATTCTGGCCCTGCAATCGGGCGAGAAATTCGAGGTGCCATTCGACACGCTCGTGATCTTCTCGACCAACTTCCACCCCAACGAAATGTTCGATGGCGCGGCCCTGCGTCGTATTTTCTTCAAGATCAAAATTGACGGCCCAACGCAGGAAGAGTTCCTCAAAGTGTTCGCAATGGTCGCCAAGAAAAAGAAGATGCCTTTGAATGAGGCGGCGCTGATCCACCTGTTGAAAGTCAGATACCCGACCATCGACAATGTCTACGCGAACTATCACGCGAACTTCCTGATCGACCAAATGATTGCTGTTTGCGAGTACGAAGGCATCCCCAATCAGATGACCCCCGAGTTGATCGACCGTGCATGGGCCAACATGTATGTGAAAGACGAAGAGATTAAGCACTGA
- the folD gene encoding bifunctional methylenetetrahydrofolate dehydrogenase/methenyltetrahydrofolate cyclohydrolase FolD, whose amino-acid sequence MSAHIIDGKVFAAKVRGLVADGVGKLKAEHDIVPGLAVVLVGEDPASQVYVRSKGKMTVEVGMKSVEHRLEADTSEADLLAVIKSLNEDPSIHGILVQLPLPKHLNEDLVINSIDPAKDVDGFHISNVGLLGTGQKSMVPCTPLGCLMMLRDYHGSLSGMDAVVIGRSNIVGKPMAQLLLGDSCTVTIAHSRTKDLPDVVRRADIVVAAVGRPEMVPGDWIKPGATVIDVGINRLDAPEKGEGKTRLVGDVHYESAAAVAGAITPVPGGVGPMTIACLLANTLTACCRANGLSEPEGLTA is encoded by the coding sequence ATGAGCGCGCATATCATTGACGGGAAGGTCTTTGCGGCCAAGGTGCGCGGGCTTGTCGCGGACGGAGTTGGCAAGCTGAAGGCCGAGCACGATATCGTTCCGGGATTGGCGGTTGTGCTGGTCGGCGAAGACCCCGCAAGTCAGGTTTATGTGCGCTCCAAGGGGAAGATGACTGTTGAGGTGGGAATGAAGTCGGTCGAGCATCGGCTGGAGGCTGACACATCCGAGGCCGACCTGCTGGCGGTGATCAAATCGCTGAATGAAGACCCGTCGATTCATGGGATTTTGGTTCAGCTTCCTTTGCCAAAACACTTGAATGAAGACCTGGTGATCAACTCGATCGACCCTGCGAAGGATGTAGACGGGTTCCATATTTCCAATGTCGGGCTGTTGGGCACTGGGCAGAAATCGATGGTCCCTTGCACGCCGCTGGGATGCTTGATGATGTTGCGCGACTATCATGGTTCTTTGTCTGGTATGGACGCGGTTGTGATTGGCCGTTCCAACATTGTTGGCAAACCTATGGCACAGTTGCTGTTGGGCGATAGCTGCACGGTGACGATTGCCCATTCGCGTACGAAAGATTTGCCCGACGTGGTGCGCCGCGCTGACATCGTTGTGGCCGCGGTGGGACGCCCCGAAATGGTGCCGGGCGACTGGATCAAGCCGGGGGCGACTGTGATCGATGTGGGCATCAACCGCCTCGACGCGCCAGAAAAGGGCGAGGGCAAGACCCGTCTTGTAGGGGACGTTCATTACGAGAGCGCCGCTGCGGTTGCCGGTGCGATTACCCCTGTGCCGGGTGGTGTGGGGCCGATGACCATCGCCTGCCTATTGGCCAACACGCTGACAGCTTGCTGCCGCGCTAATGGTCTGTCGGAGCCGGAAGGTCTGACCGCTTAA